A single genomic interval of Pyruvatibacter sp. HU-CL02332 harbors:
- a CDS encoding RNA-binding S4 domain-containing protein, translating into MASKSDDNDIRQRIDRWMWCARFFKTRSIAARFVGTGKVRVNGTRVTKAAHQVRPGDVLTFPLGDRIRVIEVAAFVEKRGSATIAATLYDDQSPPPPPKGKDKPKAVNPSPEAAPDSRARAKLRELKAQ; encoded by the coding sequence TTGGCCAGCAAGTCAGACGACAATGACATCCGCCAGCGCATTGATCGCTGGATGTGGTGCGCCCGGTTCTTCAAGACCCGGTCCATAGCCGCGCGTTTTGTCGGCACCGGAAAAGTGAGGGTCAATGGAACCCGCGTCACCAAGGCCGCCCACCAGGTCCGGCCCGGCGACGTCCTGACCTTTCCCCTGGGCGACCGTATCCGCGTCATCGAGGTTGCGGCATTTGTCGAGAAGCGCGGGTCCGCAACCATTGCCGCCACACTTTACGATGACCAAAGCCCGCCGCCGCCACCAAAGGGCAAGGACAAGCCGAAGGCTGTAAACCCCAGCCCTGAGGCCGCGCCAGACAGCCGCGCCCGCGCCAAACTGCGTGAGTTGAAGGCGCAATAG
- the fdxA gene encoding ferredoxin FdxA, translated as MTYIVNDLCIKCKYTDCVEVCPVDCFYEGENMLVIDPDECIDCGVCEPECPAEAIKPDTESGLEKWLEVNAKFAATWPNITVKKDAPADADDFLNVEGKFDKFFTEAPGTGD; from the coding sequence ATGACCTATATCGTCAATGACCTCTGCATTAAGTGCAAATACACCGACTGCGTCGAGGTTTGCCCGGTGGACTGCTTCTATGAAGGCGAGAACATGCTCGTCATCGACCCGGATGAGTGCATTGACTGCGGTGTGTGCGAACCGGAATGCCCGGCAGAAGCCATTAAGCCAGACACTGAGTCCGGCCTTGAGAAGTGGCTGGAAGTGAATGCCAAGTTTGCGGCCACATGGCCCAATATCACGGTCAAGAAGGATGCTCCGGCTGACGCCGATGACTTCCTCAATGTCGAAGGCAAGTTCGACAAATTCTTTACCGAAGCCCCCGGCACCGGCGACTAA
- a CDS encoding RNA polymerase factor sigma-32, which yields MPATSAVSSQGSERKFIRTAMKAPLLEADHELDLARAWHDHKDEDALHELTSAYMRLVIAMAARFRIYGLPMGDLVQEGNVGLMQAAQRFDPERGVRFSTYASWWIRSSIQDYILRNWSIVRTGTTAAQKSLFFNLRRLRALINDGGSATMSPEGRTFVATQLRVPMRDVENMESRLSASDRSLNAAVPGMDSGEGGSMEWQDLLADDRPDPEDETTDAHDADVRRRWLARALETLSERELFIIKRRRLSEDGETLESLGKELGISKERVRQVEHQALNKLRAALLKETDDVDALVDGA from the coding sequence ATGCCGGCAACGTCAGCCGTTTCGTCTCAGGGTTCCGAAAGAAAATTCATTCGTACGGCCATGAAAGCGCCGCTGCTTGAGGCTGATCACGAACTCGATCTGGCCCGAGCCTGGCACGACCACAAGGACGAAGACGCCCTCCATGAGCTGACATCAGCCTATATGCGCCTGGTGATCGCCATGGCTGCCCGCTTCCGCATCTATGGCCTCCCCATGGGCGATCTGGTGCAGGAAGGCAATGTCGGCCTGATGCAGGCCGCCCAGCGCTTTGACCCGGAGCGCGGCGTACGCTTTTCAACCTATGCCTCATGGTGGATCCGCTCCTCCATCCAGGACTACATCCTGCGCAACTGGTCAATCGTCCGCACCGGGACAACCGCTGCCCAGAAATCCCTGTTCTTCAATCTGCGTCGCCTGCGCGCCCTCATCAACGATGGCGGAAGCGCGACCATGTCTCCTGAAGGGCGCACCTTCGTGGCAACCCAACTGCGCGTCCCCATGCGCGACGTTGAAAACATGGAGTCCCGCCTGTCGGCCTCTGACCGGTCGCTCAATGCGGCCGTGCCCGGCATGGATTCAGGTGAAGGCGGGTCCATGGAGTGGCAGGACCTGCTGGCGGATGACCGCCCGGACCCGGAAGACGAAACCACCGATGCTCATGACGCAGATGTCCGCCGTCGCTGGCTGGCCCGTGCGCTGGAGACACTGTCTGAGCGCGAACTCTTCATCATCAAGCGTCGCCGCCTGAGTGAGGATGGGGAGACGCTGGAATCTCTGGGCAAAGAGCTGGGCATCTCAAAGGAGCGTGTCCGACAGGTGGAACACCAGGCGCTGAACAAGCTGCGCGCGGCACTCCTCAAGGAAACCGATGATGTTGATGCACTGGTAGACGGGGCCTAG
- a CDS encoding M48 family metalloprotease, whose amino-acid sequence MKRWVGRMDAVRRAFAAAAFSVALMSLVPAQAQITDGERRQGASAHEQIVAQYGGVYDHPEVGPYVARVTTRMAGASSMPNEQFRVTVLNSPVVNAFALPGGYVYVTRGLVALANSEAELASVIGHEIAHVTMRHGQGRQNRAIGAGLLGAVLGVAVGSDLVNQIFSVGASGFLADYSRDQENEADSVGLNMLVVAGYDPFAAPAFLESLGAQSALHAQLRGARYDANRVDWLASHPATGQRVRDTLKQAGETGLTRGARGTGEDAHFAAVNGMLYGDDPKEGFVRGQRFIHPDMRFAFEVPDGFTMTNASTSVTARHPSGAQMKFDSAPRRSAGSMAEYLTRVWSKDAALSQIESLDVNGIPAATGITRVKGKDVRLVAYDAGDKENVFRFLVATPPRQTSSLKPGLQEMVLSFTRLNAAEAADITPRRIDVHTVRRGETVASLAAKAAYFTEAEKRFRVLNGLGDGEQVQAGQRVKLVVE is encoded by the coding sequence ATGAAGCGATGGGTTGGCAGGATGGATGCTGTGCGCAGGGCGTTTGCAGCTGCTGCGTTTTCCGTCGCACTTATGTCCCTGGTGCCGGCTCAGGCCCAGATCACAGATGGCGAGCGCCGTCAGGGGGCAAGCGCTCATGAGCAGATCGTTGCTCAATATGGCGGTGTTTATGATCATCCGGAGGTTGGGCCTTATGTGGCGCGGGTCACAACGCGCATGGCCGGTGCGTCATCGATGCCCAACGAGCAGTTTCGGGTTACCGTGCTTAACAGCCCGGTGGTCAACGCTTTTGCGCTACCTGGCGGCTACGTTTATGTAACGCGCGGGCTTGTTGCGCTTGCCAACTCGGAAGCAGAGCTTGCCAGCGTCATTGGCCATGAGATTGCTCATGTGACGATGCGGCATGGGCAGGGACGGCAGAACCGCGCCATTGGCGCCGGGCTGCTTGGCGCGGTGTTGGGTGTCGCGGTCGGCAGCGACCTGGTCAATCAGATATTCAGCGTTGGTGCCTCGGGCTTTCTTGCGGACTACTCGCGCGATCAGGAAAATGAAGCAGACAGTGTCGGGCTCAATATGCTGGTGGTGGCCGGGTATGACCCCTTCGCCGCGCCTGCCTTTCTGGAGTCCTTAGGTGCACAAAGCGCCCTGCATGCACAGCTGCGCGGGGCGCGGTATGACGCAAACCGGGTGGACTGGCTGGCATCGCACCCGGCAACAGGACAGCGCGTTCGCGATACCCTGAAGCAGGCTGGCGAAACAGGTCTGACACGCGGCGCGCGTGGCACCGGCGAAGACGCGCACTTTGCGGCCGTTAACGGCATGCTCTACGGCGATGATCCCAAGGAAGGGTTTGTGCGCGGGCAGCGTTTCATTCACCCGGACATGCGGTTTGCGTTTGAAGTGCCTGACGGCTTCACGATGACGAACGCGTCCACGTCGGTTACAGCACGCCACCCGTCCGGTGCGCAGATGAAGTTCGATAGTGCTCCGCGCCGTTCAGCGGGCAGCATGGCGGAGTATCTGACAAGGGTCTGGTCCAAGGATGCAGCGCTCAGCCAGATTGAATCTCTGGACGTGAACGGCATACCGGCAGCGACGGGCATTACCCGGGTCAAAGGCAAGGACGTACGGCTTGTGGCCTATGATGCAGGCGACAAGGAGAATGTGTTCCGTTTTCTCGTTGCAACGCCGCCGCGCCAGACAAGCAGTCTCAAGCCGGGACTGCAGGAGATGGTGCTCAGCTTCACGCGTCTGAATGCTGCCGAGGCTGCGGATATCACCCCGCGTCGCATTGACGTGCACACGGTTCGTCGAGGCGAGACAGTGGCCTCGCTGGCCGCAAAAGCGGCTTACTTCACGGAGGCGGAAAAGCGCTTTCGGGTGCTCAATGGTCTGGGTGATGGGGAGCAGGTGCAGGCCGGTCAGCGGGTCAAGCTGGTGGTTGAATAG
- a CDS encoding thermonuclease family protein has product MKRQVSLFGAVILGVLAVASILLGEDGPDTVVGTTTAPLPSGGEATGCAVPPSGASRAFDVIEVVDGDTIVLDDRSEVRMVGIQAPKLPLGRRNFPEWPLAKEARDAAVDFSSRREVVLWSGGSDEDRHGRRLAHTYVRDGQGGTIWFQGEMLRRGLARVYTFPDNRACVQDLLAREAAAREEGLGMWGLDTYRIITANELDRLNSREGSYELIEGRVREAKLINGRVYLNFGTDYREDFTVTISPRDMKLFRDAGVDPTDYEGRIVRARGWVRLFNGPSIDATHPEQIEVIR; this is encoded by the coding sequence ATGAAAAGACAGGTATCACTTTTTGGCGCAGTCATCCTCGGGGTGCTTGCTGTGGCGAGTATTTTGCTCGGAGAAGACGGCCCAGACACGGTTGTTGGGACGACGACAGCGCCACTCCCATCGGGTGGTGAGGCGACGGGTTGTGCCGTGCCGCCGTCAGGCGCAAGCCGGGCGTTTGATGTCATTGAGGTAGTTGATGGCGACACGATCGTGCTGGATGACCGAAGCGAGGTCCGCATGGTGGGCATTCAGGCTCCCAAGCTTCCGCTGGGGCGCCGGAATTTTCCCGAGTGGCCGCTGGCGAAAGAAGCGCGTGATGCTGCTGTAGACTTCTCCTCCCGGCGTGAGGTGGTGTTGTGGTCGGGAGGGTCTGATGAAGACCGCCACGGCCGCCGGCTGGCACACACCTATGTGCGTGACGGGCAGGGTGGCACCATCTGGTTTCAGGGTGAGATGCTGCGGCGCGGTCTGGCGCGGGTCTATACCTTCCCGGACAACCGCGCCTGCGTGCAGGATCTGCTGGCCCGCGAAGCTGCTGCCCGTGAAGAGGGGCTGGGCATGTGGGGCCTTGATACCTATCGGATCATCACAGCCAATGAGCTGGACCGGCTCAACAGCCGCGAGGGCTCTTATGAGCTTATTGAGGGCCGCGTGCGCGAAGCCAAGCTCATCAATGGGCGGGTCTACCTTAATTTCGGCACAGACTATCGCGAGGATTTCACGGTCACGATCAGCCCGCGCGACATGAAACTGTTCCGCGATGCGGGGGTTGATCCAACTGACTATGAAGGGCGCATTGTGCGGGCACGCGGCTGGGTTCGGCTGTTCAATGGCCCCAGCATTGATGCGACGCATCCGGAGCAAATAGAGGTTATACGGTGA
- a CDS encoding acyloxyacyl hydrolase, whose amino-acid sequence MKHLLSGLAVAAMALTTTFGAATSASAESLAEAQPSQVYVGAGFFDISHSSEFASAAFDVGYIPDYNIVWEIRPLVGLMVNTDSAVYGHVGLSRTFFLTDNIVTRIQWGFGAYSQGNSIDLGQAFEFREQLEIGYQFDSGDMISAYVWHLSNADIADKNPGVNTAGIHYSFGF is encoded by the coding sequence GTGAAACATCTACTTTCCGGCCTCGCCGTTGCGGCCATGGCCCTGACCACCACCTTTGGCGCAGCCACATCTGCCAGCGCTGAAAGCCTTGCGGAAGCGCAGCCCTCCCAGGTTTATGTGGGCGCGGGCTTCTTTGACATCAGCCACAGCTCAGAGTTCGCCTCAGCAGCTTTTGATGTGGGCTATATCCCTGACTACAATATCGTTTGGGAAATTCGGCCGCTGGTCGGCCTTATGGTGAACACGGACAGTGCGGTTTATGGCCATGTAGGCCTGTCACGCACCTTCTTCCTCACCGACAACATCGTGACCCGCATCCAGTGGGGCTTCGGCGCCTATAGCCAGGGCAATTCCATTGACCTTGGCCAGGCCTTCGAATTCCGCGAGCAGCTCGAAATCGGCTACCAGTTCGATAGCGGCGACATGATCTCGGCCTATGTCTGGCACCTGTCCAACGCCGATATCGCTGACAAGAACCCCGGCGTGAACACCGCAGGCATTCACTACTCCTTCGGCTTCTAA
- a CDS encoding autotransporter domain-containing protein, whose translation MKKRLGAALSGACGMGIAALFGAAMMTASTTPAAAQSATSCNGGNVSGFNRTAPAGGAANVNQSGTFFVGDVITATATGIILSVAFDVNPGNNLLLFLNNTTGSGSFTFPSSGTFTINGAVNAAGGGSATVSFTCVSGPGANASGSNGTTSQDTEETLDNTDAINQAIEEEAARDLIEDGSELDPDLPSGGTLTEEEEWRIKKRIEKITERQKELDNEIKAADESLKGLQQARETARDATEDTSNRSAAEIMAEIFVDARQARNEGAYQRRLQQISDWELQAQSERLDAMNELQELYEEVQSLEAKLREHNGQPPLMPFSSATTASADRFERDFQDIVRHFDEATEAPYVQELSFDRTLTNKTVAWVRASFTRYKQGDATQQKGDTVVAAVGVHHDFWEDIRLGTFVTTKWSDVKAPLNNLDIDTRGYSLGVFGRYKIDGLALKATVRYGISDSDISVANTTGSYDSNLIDLTLGVSGRDDWSNGIWVTHSTSFSSTWSHRDGYTNSVGTRIGDNDLWSGRVSHGPTFGTTIENEGIFTVIEPALGASANYNWTNRDSQSGNVATSDDDYFSLAVTPQLSLTTEGGASLDLYTSVFGIAADVDGWSVGGTFSLPLN comes from the coding sequence ATGAAGAAGAGACTTGGCGCTGCCTTGAGTGGCGCATGCGGCATGGGTATCGCCGCGTTGTTTGGTGCTGCCATGATGACAGCCAGCACAACGCCCGCCGCGGCGCAGTCGGCTACATCATGCAATGGCGGAAACGTCTCAGGCTTCAACCGCACGGCACCCGCCGGGGGTGCTGCCAATGTAAACCAGAGCGGCACATTCTTTGTCGGGGACGTGATCACCGCAACGGCGACAGGGATCATCCTGTCGGTGGCGTTTGATGTGAACCCGGGCAACAATCTGCTGCTTTTCCTCAACAACACGACCGGCTCGGGAAGCTTCACGTTTCCCTCAAGCGGCACATTCACCATCAATGGTGCGGTGAATGCTGCAGGCGGTGGATCAGCCACCGTTTCCTTTACCTGCGTGTCTGGCCCCGGTGCCAACGCCTCGGGAAGCAATGGAACGACGTCGCAAGACACGGAAGAGACGCTCGACAACACGGATGCGATTAATCAGGCGATTGAAGAGGAGGCTGCCCGAGATCTGATTGAGGACGGGTCTGAGTTGGATCCGGACCTGCCTTCCGGCGGCACCCTCACCGAAGAGGAAGAGTGGCGGATCAAAAAGCGCATCGAAAAAATCACCGAGCGTCAGAAAGAGCTTGATAATGAAATCAAAGCGGCGGATGAAAGCCTGAAGGGCTTGCAACAGGCAAGAGAGACGGCACGGGACGCTACCGAGGATACGAGCAATAGAAGTGCCGCTGAAATCATGGCCGAAATCTTTGTTGACGCTAGGCAGGCGCGAAACGAAGGGGCCTATCAACGCCGTTTGCAGCAGATAAGCGATTGGGAATTGCAAGCTCAATCTGAACGCTTGGACGCGATGAACGAGCTGCAGGAACTGTATGAGGAAGTGCAGTCTCTCGAAGCAAAACTTCGTGAGCACAATGGCCAACCACCACTTATGCCTTTCAGCTCCGCGACTACTGCGTCGGCTGATCGGTTCGAGCGCGACTTCCAGGATATTGTCAGACATTTTGATGAAGCGACTGAAGCGCCCTACGTACAAGAGTTGTCGTTTGACCGTACACTGACCAACAAGACGGTTGCCTGGGTGCGTGCTTCGTTTACGCGGTACAAGCAAGGCGATGCGACCCAACAAAAGGGTGACACAGTCGTTGCGGCCGTTGGTGTTCACCATGACTTCTGGGAGGACATCCGGCTTGGGACGTTTGTGACGACCAAATGGTCGGATGTGAAAGCGCCGCTCAACAACCTTGATATTGATACACGAGGCTACTCGCTGGGTGTGTTTGGTCGCTACAAGATTGACGGGTTGGCTTTGAAAGCGACTGTTCGCTACGGCATTTCTGACAGCGATATCTCCGTTGCCAACACGACGGGCTCATACGACTCAAACCTTATTGACCTGACCCTGGGTGTGTCCGGCAGAGACGACTGGTCCAATGGCATCTGGGTCACGCATTCGACGTCATTCTCGTCCACATGGTCACATCGTGATGGCTACACAAACTCGGTTGGCACACGCATTGGGGACAATGACCTGTGGTCGGGTCGCGTATCACATGGTCCAACCTTCGGGACAACGATTGAGAACGAGGGCATCTTCACGGTGATTGAGCCTGCGCTGGGGGCCAGTGCCAACTACAACTGGACCAATAGGGACAGTCAGTCCGGCAATGTGGCGACGAGCGATGATGACTATTTCAGTCTTGCTGTGACGCCGCAGCTCTCTTTGACGACGGAAGGCGGCGCGTCGCTTGACCTGTATACCAGCGTGTTTGGTATCGCAGCTGATGTAGATGGTTGGTCGGTCGGGGGCACCTTCTCGCTGCCGCTCAACTAG
- a CDS encoding alpha/beta hydrolase fold domain-containing protein, which yields MQQASGLDNLGAEVTPAIGLPVTGVWIAQPDTRADARVVLYVYGGTFSLNRGPMQEIVAGRIATHARARVLLFDYSLAPEQPFPLAIEDVTATYLALLEQGHDPSKIVVMGDTSGAGIALAALISLRDQQHPMPAGFVALTPLVDLTFSGGTYVSNIRSNGSTSDVELIMTLAFDYLQGADPRHPLASPVLADLAGMPEIEIHADVKDVLYDDAIMLAEKLRGTGGKVNLYEWDGLADTWQRLAPLSTQSTAALARIGQFVRKQTGSQAPAGKADADNLITSYQGLIKEFIQPHTRERVDEIFEWSRAHGPEWVWPFIQRRLKHGALVTQDQVERDWLTMLFTEASDGMLLLSASRHILLSNRRARDRLETETPFLLKNGRLFGTTEADDDALQTALDALFQASPNNLQRAVRLEGVKGKRGHTGPTLLRGERLQQESEGRGVPPVVLLRLLTPPDTADIDETALVTWYGLSKKEAKLAAAFATGASLAGFAKDNGVSITTVRTQFANLKAKLGASDQAAVVRHVLQAATHTSFP from the coding sequence ATGCAACAAGCGTCAGGACTGGATAATCTGGGGGCGGAAGTCACACCGGCAATAGGTCTTCCCGTCACCGGCGTATGGATAGCTCAGCCGGACACACGGGCTGATGCCCGCGTTGTCCTGTATGTGTATGGCGGCACATTCTCGCTCAATCGTGGGCCCATGCAGGAAATCGTGGCTGGCCGTATTGCCACCCATGCCCGCGCCCGCGTCCTGCTGTTTGACTATTCCCTCGCCCCCGAGCAGCCCTTCCCACTTGCCATTGAGGATGTGACAGCCACCTATCTGGCCCTGCTTGAACAGGGTCATGACCCGTCAAAAATCGTCGTGATGGGCGATACGTCGGGCGCAGGCATTGCCCTCGCCGCCCTCATTTCCCTGCGCGATCAGCAACACCCCATGCCCGCAGGCTTTGTGGCCCTCACGCCGCTGGTGGACCTCACTTTTTCCGGCGGCACCTATGTGAGCAACATCCGCAGCAATGGCTCCACGTCTGACGTGGAACTGATCATGACCTTGGCCTTTGACTATCTGCAGGGCGCTGATCCGCGACACCCCTTGGCCTCCCCGGTCCTGGCGGACCTTGCAGGCATGCCCGAGATAGAGATCCACGCTGACGTCAAAGATGTGCTCTACGACGATGCCATCATGCTGGCCGAAAAACTGCGCGGTACCGGCGGCAAGGTCAATCTCTATGAGTGGGACGGGCTGGCAGACACGTGGCAGCGCCTTGCACCGCTTTCGACCCAGAGCACCGCCGCCCTCGCCCGCATCGGCCAGTTCGTCCGCAAACAGACAGGCAGCCAGGCGCCGGCCGGCAAGGCGGATGCGGACAATCTCATCACCTCTTATCAGGGCCTCATCAAGGAATTTATACAGCCCCATACGCGCGAGCGCGTGGACGAGATCTTTGAGTGGTCCCGGGCCCATGGCCCTGAATGGGTCTGGCCTTTCATCCAGCGCCGCCTGAAGCACGGTGCGTTGGTAACGCAGGATCAGGTGGAGCGGGACTGGCTCACCATGCTGTTCACCGAAGCATCAGACGGAATGCTTCTGCTCAGCGCCAGCCGGCATATCCTTCTGTCAAACAGACGTGCCCGCGACCGCCTGGAAACCGAAACGCCGTTCCTCCTCAAGAACGGCCGCCTCTTCGGCACAACCGAGGCGGATGACGACGCCTTGCAGACCGCGCTTGATGCACTCTTTCAGGCATCCCCCAACAACCTGCAACGTGCCGTGCGCCTTGAGGGCGTGAAGGGCAAACGCGGCCATACGGGCCCGACGCTCCTGCGCGGCGAACGCCTTCAACAGGAAAGCGAGGGCCGCGGCGTACCGCCGGTGGTCTTGCTCAGATTGCTGACCCCGCCGGACACAGCCGACATAGACGAAACAGCCCTGGTCACCTGGTATGGCCTGTCAAAGAAAGAAGCAAAGCTGGCGGCAGCCTTTGCGACCGGTGCCAGCCTTGCAGGTTTTGCAAAGGACAATGGCGTGTCGATCACCACGGTCCGCACCCAGTTTGCCAATCTGAAGGCCAAACTGGGCGCAAGTGATCAGGCGGCCGTCGTACGCCATGTGTTGCAGGCGGCCACCCACACATCTTTTCCGTAG
- the cynS gene encoding cyanase → MDRFELTQAIEDKMDEKGLTYAQVAEGVGLSPVFTTAALLGQMALPEEAAKKAADILGLPEAAKGLAKIPSRGSLGMDVPTDPLIYRLYEIVQVYGTTFKKLIEEEFGDGIMSAIDYDMDISRQPDPNGDRVKIVMSGKFLKFKKY, encoded by the coding sequence ATGGATCGTTTTGAACTGACCCAGGCCATTGAAGACAAAATGGACGAAAAAGGTCTGACCTATGCGCAGGTAGCTGAAGGGGTTGGTCTGTCACCGGTCTTCACAACGGCAGCACTGCTGGGCCAGATGGCTTTGCCGGAGGAGGCCGCCAAGAAGGCGGCTGACATTCTGGGTCTTCCTGAAGCTGCAAAAGGCCTTGCCAAGATTCCAAGTCGCGGCTCGCTGGGCATGGATGTGCCAACTGACCCGTTGATCTATCGCCTGTATGAAATCGTGCAGGTCTACGGCACAACGTTCAAGAAGCTGATCGAGGAAGAGTTCGGCGACGGCATCATGTCGGCCATCGATTACGATATGGATATCTCACGCCAGCCGGACCCCAATGGCGATCGTGTGAAAATCGTGATGTCCGGCAAGTTCCTGAAGTTCAAGAAGTACTAG
- a CDS encoding ABC transporter ATP-binding protein codes for MSKKLISIEGLAKRYPTPGGRGTMTVFEDLWLSIEEGEFVCVVGHSGCGKSTLLNILAGLETPTTGGIIVNGKEISGPSLDRAVIFQGHALMPWLSALGNIELAVRSRNPSWLPKQIREHTLKYLALVNLSDAVDRKPSQLSGGMKQRVGIARALSLEPDVLLMDEPFSALDALTRGGLQDEVLEICDARKQTTFMITHDVDEALYLADKIVLMTNGPDARIAEIVVNTLPRDRTRESMFKHPRFYPMRNHLMDFLVTRSKTFDDEVAANGHDRKNPSLVSPGAAGVLSVDTAAAEETSAPGKSDAPLQAAGG; via the coding sequence ATGAGCAAGAAACTCATCAGTATTGAAGGCCTCGCCAAGCGATACCCCACGCCGGGTGGCCGCGGAACAATGACCGTCTTCGAGGACCTCTGGCTCTCTATTGAAGAAGGCGAGTTCGTGTGTGTCGTTGGCCACTCGGGGTGCGGAAAATCGACTCTGCTCAACATTCTGGCGGGTCTCGAGACGCCAACCACTGGCGGGATCATCGTCAATGGCAAAGAGATTTCCGGGCCGAGTCTTGACCGGGCGGTGATCTTTCAGGGGCATGCGTTGATGCCCTGGCTGTCGGCGCTTGGAAATATCGAACTCGCGGTGCGGTCACGCAATCCGTCCTGGTTGCCCAAGCAGATACGAGAACATACGTTGAAGTATCTGGCGCTGGTTAACTTGTCAGATGCGGTTGATCGCAAACCATCTCAGCTTTCAGGCGGCATGAAGCAGCGCGTGGGCATCGCCCGGGCGCTGAGCCTGGAGCCAGATGTGCTGCTGATGGATGAACCGTTCTCGGCCCTTGATGCGCTGACCCGTGGCGGGCTGCAGGATGAGGTTCTGGAGATTTGTGACGCGCGCAAGCAGACCACCTTCATGATCACCCATGATGTGGATGAGGCGCTGTATCTGGCCGACAAGATTGTTCTGATGACCAATGGGCCGGACGCCCGCATTGCCGAAATCGTGGTCAATACGCTGCCGCGGGATCGGACGCGGGAGAGCATGTTCAAGCACCCGCGCTTCTACCCGATGCGCAATCACCTGATGGATTTCCTCGTTACGCGTTCCAAGACGTTTGACGACGAAGTAGCTGCCAATGGGCATGACCGGAAGAACCCGTCACTCGTGTCTCCGGGGGCAGCCGGCGTTCTGTCCGTGGACACTGCGGCAGCGGAGGAGACATCAGCGCCGGGAAAGTCAGACGCGCCCCTGCAGGCAGCCGGGGGCTGA
- the ntrB gene encoding nitrate ABC transporter permease, with protein MRVDSIPIGLRAALLSVLLFGLFVFSWQLLSTSGTGPSDAGMDPELAALLGPQAKGGNAFPPPGEVFGELTRHVMDPFYDAGPNDKGIGIQLAYSVMRVLLGFGMAALVAIPLGFVIGMSPLLFKALDPFIQLLKPISPLAWMPLALYTIQDSMASAIFVIFICSLWPMLINTAFGVGAVRREYINVARTLELSSLRTAISVILPAAAPTILTGMRISIGIAWLVIVAAEMLVGGTGIGYFVWNEWNNLSITNVIAAILFIGLIGMVLDLLVAFFQRRVSYTD; from the coding sequence ATGCGCGTTGACTCAATCCCCATAGGCCTGCGTGCTGCCCTTCTCTCGGTGCTGCTATTTGGACTGTTTGTGTTCTCCTGGCAGCTCCTCAGCACGAGTGGAACAGGCCCCAGTGATGCGGGGATGGACCCGGAGCTTGCGGCCCTTCTTGGGCCGCAGGCAAAGGGTGGCAACGCCTTTCCGCCCCCAGGTGAGGTCTTTGGTGAGCTTACCCGCCACGTGATGGACCCGTTCTATGATGCAGGTCCGAACGACAAGGGCATCGGTATCCAGCTTGCGTATTCCGTGATGCGGGTGCTGCTTGGTTTTGGTATGGCGGCCTTGGTGGCCATACCGCTTGGCTTTGTCATCGGCATGAGCCCCTTGCTGTTCAAGGCGCTGGACCCGTTCATCCAGTTGCTCAAGCCGATTTCGCCCCTCGCCTGGATGCCACTGGCGCTCTACACAATTCAAGATTCCATGGCGAGTGCGATCTTCGTCATTTTCATCTGCTCTCTCTGGCCGATGCTGATCAATACGGCATTTGGTGTCGGCGCCGTTCGCCGTGAATACATCAATGTGGCGCGCACGCTTGAGCTGAGTTCATTGCGCACAGCCATCAGCGTCATTCTGCCTGCGGCGGCGCCGACCATTTTGACGGGCATGCGCATTTCCATCGGTATTGCGTGGCTGGTCATCGTGGCTGCGGAGATGCTCGTGGGCGGCACAGGCATTGGCTACTTCGTCTGGAATGAGTGGAACAACCTTTCCATCACCAACGTTATCGCTGCCATCCTCTTCATCGGGCTGATCGGAATGGTGCTTGACCTGTTGGTCGCGTTCTTCCAGCGGCGCGTTTCGTACACGGATTAA